The genomic region ATCGTGCAGGAACGTGATTACATCACGCATATGAAAGCCAGTGGTTATCGTTCATACCATGTTATTGTGGAATATCCTGTTGATACCATTGATGGTCAAAAAACAGTTCTAGCTGAAATTCAAATTAGGACTTTAGCAATGAACTTCTGGGCAACGATTGAACATTCATTGAACTATAAATATAAAGGCGAGTTTCCTGATGAAATTAAAAAACGTTTGGAAACAACAGCAAAAATTGCCCTTGAATTGGATGAGGAGATGCGAAAAATTCGCGAGGATATTAGGGAAGCACAGCTTTTATTTGATCTCGCAAGTCGGAAATTAAGTGATGGTGTAGGAAATAGTGATGACACAGACGAATATTACAGATAAAGTAACACGTGTTGCTATCGTAGCAAACGGGAAATATCAGAGTAGACGAGTTGCCTCAAAGCTTTTTGCGGCATTCAAGGAAGATAAAGGATTCTATTTGTCTAAAAAAGATCCAGATATTGTCATTTCCATTGGTGGTGATGGCATGCTGTTGTCTGCTTTTCACACGTATGAAAAGATTCTTGATAAAGTCCGCTTTGTGGGAATTCATACCGGTCATCTGGGGTTTTACACCGATTACCGAGATTTTGAAGTAGAAAAGTTAATTGAGAATTTGCGAGCTGATAGGGGGCGTAAGGCATCTTATCCAGTTTTGCGAGTTAAAATCACTTTAGAAGATGGTCGTGTGGTAAAAGCGCGTGCCCTTAACGAAGTAGCCATCAAACGTATTGAGAAAACAATGGTTGCTGATGTTGTCATTGATAAGGTGAAGTTAGAACGTTTCCGTGGTGACGGTATTTCGGTATCGACACCGACAGGAAGCACTGCTTACAATAAATCTTTAGGCGGAGCTATTTTGCACCCGACGATGGAAGCGATGCAGTTGACAGAGATTTCTAGTCTTAACAACCGTGTTTATCGCACCCTTGGGTCATCTGTGATTGTGCCGAAAAAAGATAAAATTGAAATCATTCCTAAACGCCAAGGCGTTTATACAGTGTCAATCGATAACAAAACCATGCATTATAAAAATGTGTCTAAAATTGAATATTGTATTGACGATAAAAAAATTAGCTTTGTGGCAACACCCTTCCATACAAGTTTCTGGGAGCGCGTGAGAGATGCCTTTATAGGAGAAGTAGATTCGTGAAATTTGAATTTATTGCGGACCGACGAACAAAAGTAAAAACCTTTTTAAAGGGACATGATGTCTCAAAATGCTTATTAGCCAAAGTGAAATTTAAAGGTGGAAATATTTGGGTAAATGGCGTTGAGCAAAATGCCATTTATTTATTGGATGTGGGAGATGTGGTGACGATTGAAATTCCTGATGAACAGGAACATGAAACCCTTATTCCAGTCGAACATGACCTTGATATTGCCTATGAAGATGATCATTTTTTGATTATCAATAAACCCCATGGTTATGCTAGTATTCCAAGTGTTTTGCACTCAAATACCATCGCTAATTTTGTCAAATATTACTACATGGAGCAAAATTATCCTAACAAGCAAGTTCACATCGTAACTCGACTTGATAAGGATACCAGTGGTTTGATGCTTTTTGCCAAACACGGTTATGCCCATGCTAGACTTGATAAACAACTACAAAGTAAGACCATTGAAAAACGTTATTATGCCTTGGTTTCTGGTCAAGGTGAACTAGAAGATGAGGGTGAAATCATTGCGCCGATTGCTCGAGATGAAGATAGTATTATCACACGTCGCGTGCATCTGTCTGGAAAATATGCTCACACAAGTTATCGCGTTGTGGAACGTTTTGGAGATGTGGCTTTGGTAGATATTCGACTTCACACAGGACGAACTCACCAAATTCGTGTGCATTTTGCTCACATTGGTTTCCCACTTTTGGGAGATGATTTGTATGGTGGTCGCATGGATCTTGGTATTACGCGACAAGCGCTGCATTGCCATTATTTACGTTTTGTAGACCCTTACACAAATAAAGAGATTATTCAAAGTGCAAACTTGACAGATGACTTTGATAGCGTTATCATGAAGCCACAACAAAAATAGATGGAAGGTTAATTTTTATGGGGATTCGATCTTTATTTGGTAGCTTAAGGGAAAAAATTGTTGGTAAAAACCTCAAAATTGTTTTTCCTGAAGGAAAT from Streptococcus lutetiensis harbors:
- a CDS encoding GTP pyrophosphokinase: MDWEKFLDPYIQTVGELKIKLRGIRKQFRKQNRHSPIEFVTGRVKSVESIKEKMVLRGIKPENIGQDLQDIAGLRIMVQFVDDVDEVLALLRSRHDMKIVQERDYITHMKASGYRSYHVIVEYPVDTIDGQKTVLAEIQIRTLAMNFWATIEHSLNYKYKGEFPDEIKKRLETTAKIALELDEEMRKIREDIREAQLLFDLASRKLSDGVGNSDDTDEYYR
- a CDS encoding NAD kinase, whose translation is MTQTNITDKVTRVAIVANGKYQSRRVASKLFAAFKEDKGFYLSKKDPDIVISIGGDGMLLSAFHTYEKILDKVRFVGIHTGHLGFYTDYRDFEVEKLIENLRADRGRKASYPVLRVKITLEDGRVVKARALNEVAIKRIEKTMVADVVIDKVKLERFRGDGISVSTPTGSTAYNKSLGGAILHPTMEAMQLTEISSLNNRVYRTLGSSVIVPKKDKIEIIPKRQGVYTVSIDNKTMHYKNVSKIEYCIDDKKISFVATPFHTSFWERVRDAFIGEVDS
- a CDS encoding RluA family pseudouridine synthase, encoding MKFEFIADRRTKVKTFLKGHDVSKCLLAKVKFKGGNIWVNGVEQNAIYLLDVGDVVTIEIPDEQEHETLIPVEHDLDIAYEDDHFLIINKPHGYASIPSVLHSNTIANFVKYYYMEQNYPNKQVHIVTRLDKDTSGLMLFAKHGYAHARLDKQLQSKTIEKRYYALVSGQGELEDEGEIIAPIARDEDSIITRRVHLSGKYAHTSYRVVERFGDVALVDIRLHTGRTHQIRVHFAHIGFPLLGDDLYGGRMDLGITRQALHCHYLRFVDPYTNKEIIQSANLTDDFDSVIMKPQQK